The proteins below come from a single Chryseobacterium nepalense genomic window:
- a CDS encoding LysM peptidoglycan-binding domain-containing protein: MEISILNYYVRKGDTLESVARETGVSAEVLKRYHNTYCSLDELIGHDLDNVRKILIPPPEKIRELRENNSIVSKQEMRPSHYLFKNFYADNYKVSEHFEKPGTEGLIISYVVSINVHKLENKGFIIKTKSSEFKKNNEVPEDKISMLSISCMKALYPVAFTVPAQGSISGFYDYKEMIRTFRKKLQDPENFFVGEISQAYITQFRNYLDNEKLLLEKFRSTLLYQFLFPKMEWFHKNQSWEEKLYIIQNSFPVTCLMEAEYHDESDGHILTILRGNIKDGCTLQELLGGRKFPEHSEEPVSGEIICEYEKEKHTMQLLKAKIKIILKNKDKIYSTHKLILQRKN; this comes from the coding sequence ATGGAGATTAGCATTCTCAACTATTACGTCAGGAAAGGAGATACATTAGAATCTGTTGCCCGGGAAACAGGCGTCTCTGCCGAAGTATTGAAACGATATCATAATACCTACTGCAGCCTTGATGAGCTTATCGGACATGATCTTGACAATGTGCGTAAAATACTCATTCCTCCGCCTGAAAAGATCAGAGAACTGAGAGAAAATAACAGTATTGTTTCAAAACAGGAAATGCGTCCTTCGCATTATCTGTTCAAAAATTTCTATGCAGACAATTACAAAGTAAGTGAGCATTTTGAAAAACCGGGAACAGAAGGTTTAATAATAAGTTACGTCGTTTCAATAAATGTTCATAAGCTTGAAAATAAGGGATTTATAATCAAAACGAAAAGTTCTGAGTTTAAAAAAAATAATGAAGTTCCCGAAGATAAAATAAGCATGCTTTCAATATCCTGCATGAAAGCTCTTTATCCTGTCGCTTTTACTGTTCCTGCTCAGGGATCTATTTCCGGATTTTATGATTATAAAGAAATGATAAGAACATTCAGGAAGAAATTGCAGGACCCTGAAAATTTTTTTGTAGGTGAGATTTCTCAGGCTTATATTACTCAATTCAGGAATTATCTTGACAATGAAAAACTCCTGCTTGAAAAATTTCGCTCTACATTGCTTTATCAGTTCCTGTTCCCAAAAATGGAATGGTTTCATAAAAACCAATCTTGGGAAGAAAAATTATACATCATTCAAAATTCATTTCCTGTAACATGTTTGATGGAAGCTGAATACCATGATGAATCAGATGGTCATATTCTGACAATACTCCGCGGAAATATAAAAGACGGCTGCACCTTACAGGAATTGCTGGGAGGAAGGAAATTTCCCGAACATTCTGAAGAACCGGTTTCCGGGGAGATAATTTGTGAATATGAAAAGGAAAAGCATACAATGCAGCTTTTAAAAGCAAAAATCAAAATTATTTTGAAAAATAAGGATAAAATATACAGCACTCATAAATTAATTCTTCAGAGAAAAAATTAA
- the tssD gene encoding type VI secretion system tube protein TssD — MSFKTILEYAGTKRNVLSVEFGMLQETDKTGRPSSVARGGKIHLTVEGTGATDLFEWMTNSFERKDGSVKFIKRDSDATLKELKFKEAYIVKYTENFDASGENPLTETFVLSAKEIELGNAKHVNEWV, encoded by the coding sequence ATGTCATTTAAAACCATTTTAGAATACGCCGGAACAAAGCGTAATGTTTTATCAGTAGAGTTCGGCATGTTACAGGAAACCGACAAAACGGGGAGGCCGTCTTCGGTAGCCCGAGGAGGGAAAATCCATTTAACCGTAGAAGGAACCGGTGCAACTGATCTTTTTGAATGGATGACCAATTCTTTTGAAAGAAAAGATGGAAGTGTTAAATTCATTAAAAGAGATAGTGATGCTACATTGAAAGAGCTTAAATTCAAGGAAGCTTATATTGTGAAATACACTGAAAATTTTGATGCCTCAGGAGAGAATCCGCTTACTGAAACTTTCGTGCTTTCAGCAAAAGAAATTGAATTGGGTAATGCCAAACATGTAAATGAATGGGTTTAA
- the tssD gene encoding type VI secretion system tube protein TssD, with the protein MSFKAILEVAGKKYNILNVNYGLFQETDATGRPSTITRGGKVDVTVEGTGSTELFEWMTNSFERKDGKIVFFKRDSEATLKELKFTEAYLVKHKEKFDSVGENPLTESFTISARKIEMGSGAYENEWV; encoded by the coding sequence ATGTCATTTAAAGCAATATTAGAAGTAGCCGGAAAAAAGTACAATATTCTGAATGTAAATTATGGATTATTCCAGGAAACTGATGCTACAGGACGTCCGTCTACCATTACAAGAGGAGGAAAAGTTGATGTTACTGTAGAAGGAACAGGGTCTACGGAACTTTTTGAATGGATGACCAATTCTTTCGAAAGAAAAGACGGAAAAATAGTATTCTTCAAAAGAGACAGTGAAGCCACACTCAAAGAGCTTAAATTCACAGAAGCTTATCTCGTAAAGCATAAAGAAAAATTTGATTCGGTTGGAGAAAACCCGCTCACCGAGTCATTTACAATCTCCGCCCGGAAAATAGAAATGGGAAGTGGTGCCTATGAAAATGAATGGGTATAA
- a CDS encoding type VI secretion system Vgr family protein: MENTDFNNSLVFSTSRSFKEWLQDPSNPIVYCLLTLDGKEFLARNSYSVELHQKTADHDHFIITVPDDALDSFEGYVMEKSKNLLGKNVGIAYWRFGKIRQSFSGIITGIKNMKDEGGGYGNLIITGSSPGILLENGKDCQSFEDKTLEEIIMQVTEDYPQEVKIKVDLPNTKHALPYTVQYAESDYNFIRRLARRYGEFFYYNGEELIFGTSTQPLIDLAENVDLISVEFDLKIDAQDFSYTAYDIYRGSKMKKDSNSLKSEFKENIFQTIAVNTSGKIFQKKPKMFFSHTGIGENSEKELEEAILREKERRENLVLVKGKSRDPELKIGGRARLADINGKAMETYRIIDIKHIHEGGDDYYNEFVGIPDLFNAAPYIDTEAVPRSSEQPARVLDNNDPMGMGRIRVQFPWQEDKNQKAPWIRMVQPHSGSGKGFHFIPETGEEVLVGFEGGNAEKPFVIGTHYNGSEISSYHTSGNDKKVIHTRSGTKIVLNDAEGSIFIEDPSGNTYLMDGKGNINVNAPNDMNFTVGKNLNINVGENMTISVGQNISTNAGNNIGVTAGNDIIETATGNRMEMSDNRTEIVQKDYTRQSDTSDIFAKKITAISSEEDILIQSAKTVHMNSGEKGTNH, from the coding sequence ATGGAAAATACAGATTTTAATAATAGCTTGGTCTTCAGTACCTCACGTTCCTTTAAAGAATGGCTTCAGGATCCTTCCAACCCGATAGTCTATTGCCTGCTTACCCTTGACGGTAAAGAATTTCTAGCCAGAAACAGCTATTCGGTGGAACTTCACCAGAAAACAGCAGATCATGATCATTTTATTATTACAGTCCCGGATGATGCATTAGATAGCTTTGAAGGATATGTCATGGAAAAGTCTAAAAACCTTCTTGGAAAAAATGTAGGGATCGCTTACTGGCGTTTCGGGAAAATCAGACAGTCTTTTTCAGGAATTATCACCGGAATTAAAAATATGAAAGATGAAGGGGGAGGATATGGAAACCTGATCATTACGGGCAGTTCACCGGGAATCTTACTGGAAAACGGAAAAGATTGTCAAAGTTTTGAAGATAAAACACTGGAAGAAATTATCATGCAGGTTACAGAAGATTATCCTCAGGAAGTTAAAATAAAAGTTGATCTTCCCAATACCAAACACGCCTTGCCATATACCGTACAATATGCGGAGTCAGATTATAATTTCATCCGGAGACTTGCCAGAAGGTACGGTGAATTTTTCTATTACAATGGAGAGGAATTAATTTTCGGAACATCTACACAGCCTCTTATTGACCTTGCCGAAAATGTTGATCTTATCAGTGTTGAATTCGATCTGAAAATAGATGCTCAGGATTTTAGCTATACGGCCTATGATATTTATAGGGGATCAAAGATGAAAAAAGACAGCAACAGTCTGAAATCTGAATTCAAGGAGAATATTTTTCAGACAATCGCTGTAAATACATCCGGAAAGATATTTCAAAAAAAACCGAAAATGTTTTTCAGTCATACAGGAATTGGTGAGAATTCGGAAAAAGAGCTTGAAGAGGCAATTTTAAGGGAAAAAGAACGAAGGGAAAATCTGGTGCTTGTAAAAGGAAAGAGTAGAGATCCGGAACTGAAAATTGGAGGAAGAGCAAGGCTGGCTGATATCAACGGAAAAGCGATGGAAACCTACCGAATCATAGATATTAAACATATTCATGAAGGTGGTGATGATTATTATAATGAGTTTGTGGGGATCCCGGATTTGTTTAATGCCGCACCTTATATAGATACGGAAGCTGTACCAAGAAGTAGTGAACAGCCTGCGAGAGTTTTAGACAACAATGATCCAATGGGAATGGGTAGGATTCGCGTACAGTTCCCATGGCAGGAAGACAAAAACCAGAAGGCCCCATGGATCAGAATGGTACAGCCTCACTCAGGATCCGGAAAAGGATTTCATTTTATTCCGGAAACTGGCGAGGAAGTGCTCGTTGGTTTTGAGGGCGGAAATGCGGAAAAGCCTTTCGTGATAGGAACGCATTATAATGGTAGTGAAATCAGCTCTTATCATACTTCAGGAAATGATAAGAAAGTTATTCATACCCGAAGCGGAACCAAGATTGTTTTAAATGATGCTGAAGGAAGCATTTTTATAGAAGACCCGAGTGGAAATACTTATTTGATGGATGGGAAGGGAAATATTAATGTGAATGCACCGAATGACATGAATTTTACGGTAGGAAAAAACCTGAACATTAATGTTGGAGAAAATATGACTATAAGTGTGGGTCAAAATATTTCTACAAATGCAGGAAATAACATTGGGGTTACTGCTGGTAATGACATTATAGAAACGGCAACGGGAAATAGAATGGAAATGTCAGATAATAGAACGGAAATAGTACAAAAAGACTATACCAGACAATCTGATACTTCAGACATCTTTGCGAAAAAAATAACAGCCATTAGTTCTGAAGAAGATATTTTGATACAGAGTGCAAAAACTGTGCATATGAATAGTGGAGAAAAAGGAACTAATCATTAA
- a CDS encoding DKNYY domain-containing protein: protein MENPKKVVFYFVLLILIFSCKGQEKNDFILKRNDDIFIKVPFLLGERRGENFFVENDTIFFKTVKINGIETEIKNSIDIESFALIPINIKEKKEINNPYYLSNPFYNYFIDRNHIYIYRDDLPTPQFFQIGKAKEYKILGGAYLKINNKIYWRGIEVLNADINSFKVVNVQRNKSEWQASIGMDKKHIYSGDKVMRYEEFSKHYFLNKQILSWCKLHDCNIK, encoded by the coding sequence ATGGAAAATCCAAAGAAAGTAGTATTTTATTTTGTGTTACTAATTCTAATTTTTTCTTGTAAAGGACAGGAAAAAAATGATTTTATTCTAAAACGTAACGATGATATTTTTATTAAAGTCCCATTCTTATTGGGAGAAAGAAGAGGGGAAAATTTCTTTGTTGAAAATGACACCATTTTTTTTAAAACGGTAAAAATTAATGGTATTGAAACAGAAATTAAAAATAGTATTGATATTGAATCGTTTGCTTTAATTCCAATTAATATAAAGGAAAAAAAAGAAATAAATAATCCTTATTATTTAAGCAATCCTTTTTATAATTATTTCATAGATAGAAACCACATATATATATATAGAGATGATTTGCCAACTCCACAATTCTTTCAAATTGGAAAAGCAAAGGAATATAAAATACTAGGAGGGGCATATTTAAAAATAAACAATAAAATTTATTGGAGAGGAATTGAAGTTTTAAACGCAGATATAAATTCATTCAAAGTCGTTAATGTCCAAAGAAATAAATCTGAATGGCAGGCTTCAATAGGTATGGATAAGAAACATATATATTCTGGAGATAAGGTAATGCGTTATGAAGAATTTTCAAAACACTATTTTTTGAACAAGCAAATCCTTAGCTGGTGCAAACTTCATGATTGTAACATAAAATAA
- the tssD gene encoding type VI secretion system tube protein TssD, translating to MSFLSKLELDGNIYTILECQYRFTQPVDSTGKPKGIPKGGEIMIRIESTGNPELLNWMLDHQQVKNGKIIFYRRDAMSKLQELVFEKAYCIEFSERFNAGNEEPLQIEMHLIAKKFNINGAIHEKMWRD from the coding sequence ATGTCATTTTTATCAAAATTAGAACTCGACGGTAATATATATACTATTCTCGAATGCCAATACAGGTTTACTCAGCCAGTAGATAGTACAGGAAAGCCAAAAGGAATTCCTAAAGGTGGTGAAATCATGATCCGTATCGAAAGTACAGGCAATCCGGAACTTTTGAACTGGATGCTGGATCATCAGCAGGTAAAAAACGGGAAAATCATTTTCTACCGGCGGGATGCAATGAGCAAACTACAGGAATTGGTTTTTGAAAAAGCATACTGCATTGAATTTTCTGAACGCTTCAATGCCGGCAACGAAGAACCATTACAGATAGAAATGCATCTCATTGCAAAAAAGTTTAATATAAATGGTGCTATTCACGAAAAAATGTGGCGCGACTAA